From one Lotus japonicus ecotype B-129 chromosome 3, LjGifu_v1.2 genomic stretch:
- the LOC130747948 gene encoding 2-alkenal reductase (NADP(+)-dependent)-like isoform X1, with protein MAQVRNKQVVLRDYVSGFPKESDMEIVESTITLKLPEGSNEVLLKNLYLSCDPYMRNLMSYIEGTKDEGFPSYTPGSPLTGFGASKVLESGHTNYEKGDLVWGFTKWEEYSLVASTSILFKIEHTDVPLSYYTGILGMPGMTAYAGFFEVASPKKGENVFVSAASGAVGQLVGQFAKLTGCYVVGSAGSKEKVDLLKNKLGFDEAFNYKEEPDLNATLKRYFPEGIDIYFENVGGKTLDAVLLNMRVHGRIPVCGMISQYNLTQPEGVTTLANLIYKRIRMEGFAVFDFYHLYPKFLEFILPHIREGKIVYVEDIAEGLENGPAALVGLYSGRNVGKQVLVVARE; from the exons ATGGCACAAGTGAGGAACAAGCAAGTGGTTCTAAGAGACTATGTCTCTGGTTTTCCTAAAGAATCCGACATGGAAATTGTTGAGAGCACCATAACTCTCAAGCTTCCAGAAGGCTCCAATGAGGTGCTGCTCAAAAATCTCTACTTGTCCTGTGACCCATACATGAGGAATCTCATGAGCTACATTGAAGGCACCAAGGACGAGGGATTTCCTTCCTATACCCCTGGTTCT CCATTAACAGGATTTGGTGCATCTAAAGTTCTGGAATCTGGACACACAAATTATGAGAAAGGTGATTTAGTATGGGGGTTTACTAAATGGGAAGAGTATAGCTTGGTCGCCTCAACTTCAATACTTTTCAAGATAGAGCACACTGATGTCCCCCTTTCATACTATACTGGAATTCTTG GTATGCCAGGAATGACCGCGTATGCTGGTTTCTTTGAAGTAGCCTCTCCTAAAAAAGGAGAGAATGTTTTTGTTTCAGCTGCCTCGGGCGCAGTTGGTCAACTAGTTGGGCAATTTGCTAAACTGACAGGTTGTTATGTTGTTGGAAGTGCTGGAAGCAAAGAGAAG GTGGATCTATTGAAGAATAAACTAGGATTTGATGAAGCTTTTAACTACAAAGAAGAGCCAGACCTCAATGCAACTTTGAAAAG GTACTTTCCAGAAGGAATTGACATTTACTTTGAGAATGTTGGGGGCAAGACACTTGATGCTGTACTCCTAAATATGAGAGTCCATGGCCGCATACCTGTCTGCGGAATGATCTCACAGTATAATCTTACTCAACCTGAAGGTGTAACAACTCTAGCTAATCTCATATACAAGCGGATTCGTATGGAAGGTTTTGCTGTATTTGATTTCTATCACCTTTATCCCAAATTCTTGGAGTTTATCCTGCCTCATATCAGAGAAGGGAAGATTGTGTATGTGGAAGACATTGCTGAGGGCTTGGAGAATGGCCCTGCAGCCTTGGTTGGCCTCTATAGTGGTCGCAATGTTGGTAAACAAGTGCTTGTTGTTGCTCGTGAATGA
- the LOC130747948 gene encoding 2-alkenal reductase (NADP(+)-dependent)-like isoform X2: MHPLTGFGASKVLESGHTNYEKGDLVWGFTKWEEYSLVASTSILFKIEHTDVPLSYYTGILGMPGMTAYAGFFEVASPKKGENVFVSAASGAVGQLVGQFAKLTGCYVVGSAGSKEKVDLLKNKLGFDEAFNYKEEPDLNATLKRYFPEGIDIYFENVGGKTLDAVLLNMRVHGRIPVCGMISQYNLTQPEGVTTLANLIYKRIRMEGFAVFDFYHLYPKFLEFILPHIREGKIVYVEDIAEGLENGPAALVGLYSGRNVGKQVLVVARE; the protein is encoded by the exons ATGCAT CCATTAACAGGATTTGGTGCATCTAAAGTTCTGGAATCTGGACACACAAATTATGAGAAAGGTGATTTAGTATGGGGGTTTACTAAATGGGAAGAGTATAGCTTGGTCGCCTCAACTTCAATACTTTTCAAGATAGAGCACACTGATGTCCCCCTTTCATACTATACTGGAATTCTTG GTATGCCAGGAATGACCGCGTATGCTGGTTTCTTTGAAGTAGCCTCTCCTAAAAAAGGAGAGAATGTTTTTGTTTCAGCTGCCTCGGGCGCAGTTGGTCAACTAGTTGGGCAATTTGCTAAACTGACAGGTTGTTATGTTGTTGGAAGTGCTGGAAGCAAAGAGAAG GTGGATCTATTGAAGAATAAACTAGGATTTGATGAAGCTTTTAACTACAAAGAAGAGCCAGACCTCAATGCAACTTTGAAAAG GTACTTTCCAGAAGGAATTGACATTTACTTTGAGAATGTTGGGGGCAAGACACTTGATGCTGTACTCCTAAATATGAGAGTCCATGGCCGCATACCTGTCTGCGGAATGATCTCACAGTATAATCTTACTCAACCTGAAGGTGTAACAACTCTAGCTAATCTCATATACAAGCGGATTCGTATGGAAGGTTTTGCTGTATTTGATTTCTATCACCTTTATCCCAAATTCTTGGAGTTTATCCTGCCTCATATCAGAGAAGGGAAGATTGTGTATGTGGAAGACATTGCTGAGGGCTTGGAGAATGGCCCTGCAGCCTTGGTTGGCCTCTATAGTGGTCGCAATGTTGGTAAACAAGTGCTTGTTGTTGCTCGTGAATGA